From a single Sphingobium lignivorans genomic region:
- a CDS encoding acyl-CoA dehydrogenase family protein, protein MEQLDFSLGETADMIRETCRRFAADRIAPIAAQVDREDRFPIELWPEMGALGLHGITVKEEDGGLGLGYLEHVIACEEISRASASVGLSYGAHSNLCINQIARWATPEQKAKYLPGLIAGDHVGSLAMSETGAGSDVVSMKLRADAVQGDYVLNGTKFWITNAAYAQTLVVYARTDAAGGSKGITAFLIEKDMDGFAIGQKIEKMGMRGSPTAELVFDDCHVPQENILGELGGGVKVLMSGLDYERVVLSGVQLGIMQACLDTVLPYVRERRQFGKPIGAFQLMQAKVADMYVALNSARAYVYAVAKACDAGKTTRFDAAGAILLASENAVKVALEAVQALGGAGYTTDWPVERYLRDAKLLDIGAGTNEIRRMLIGRELVGGEG, encoded by the coding sequence ATGGAGCAACTGGATTTCTCGCTCGGCGAAACCGCGGACATGATCCGCGAGACCTGCCGCCGCTTCGCTGCCGACCGGATCGCGCCCATCGCCGCGCAGGTGGACCGGGAAGACCGTTTCCCCATCGAGCTGTGGCCGGAGATGGGCGCGCTCGGCCTGCACGGCATCACCGTGAAGGAGGAGGATGGCGGGCTCGGGCTTGGCTATCTCGAACATGTGATCGCCTGCGAGGAGATCAGCCGGGCCTCGGCTTCCGTCGGCCTTTCCTATGGCGCGCACTCAAACCTGTGCATCAACCAGATCGCGCGCTGGGCGACCCCGGAGCAGAAGGCGAAATATCTGCCCGGCCTCATCGCCGGCGATCATGTCGGCAGCCTGGCCATGTCGGAGACCGGCGCGGGATCGGACGTCGTCTCCATGAAGCTGCGCGCCGACGCCGTGCAGGGCGACTATGTGCTCAATGGCACCAAATTCTGGATCACCAACGCCGCTTATGCCCAGACTCTCGTCGTCTATGCGAGGACGGACGCGGCCGGCGGATCGAAGGGCATCACGGCCTTCCTGATCGAGAAGGACATGGACGGCTTCGCGATCGGCCAGAAGATCGAGAAGATGGGCATGCGCGGTTCGCCCACGGCGGAACTGGTGTTCGATGATTGCCATGTACCGCAGGAGAATATCCTCGGGGAGCTGGGCGGCGGCGTGAAGGTGCTGATGTCCGGCCTCGATTATGAGCGCGTCGTGCTGTCCGGCGTCCAGCTCGGCATCATGCAGGCCTGCCTCGACACGGTGCTGCCTTATGTCCGCGAGCGCCGCCAGTTCGGCAAGCCCATCGGCGCCTTCCAGCTCATGCAGGCCAAGGTGGCGGACATGTATGTCGCACTCAATTCGGCCCGCGCCTATGTCTATGCGGTGGCGAAGGCCTGTGACGCGGGCAAGACCACCCGCTTCGACGCCGCCGGTGCCATCCTGCTCGCCAGCGAGAACGCCGTGAAGGTGGCGCTGGAGGCAGTGCAGGCGCTCGGGGGCGCAGGCTATACGACAGACTGGCCGGTGGAGCGCTATCTGCGCGATGCCAAGCTGCTGGATATCGGCGCGGGCACCAATGAGATCCGCCGCATGCTGATCGGCCGGGAACTGGTGGGCGGCGAGGGATGA
- a CDS encoding LysR family transcriptional regulator, translating into MLDRYLLRYFLAVVDQGNFSRAAALCHVSQPTLSVGIAKLENELGAPLFLRSSQRVELTAAGARFLVHARRIESEYNLAERALADVQPARRLRIGWLSSVPSDRLAAALGVGRGERPGSQIEIVEGNERDIHAHLARGRIDLAVSIIRPGETRFREEAILEEGYRLAMPAGHKLAQQSVLTAEALASETMIVRRHCEALAATSRHFTERGVRPFFAMRSTNDERVLAMVAAGLGITVMPESHAHEGVVRPLLAGFDLRRTIGFLFGPHGDPPALADPPFLDALRTALRTARVGAREPL; encoded by the coding sequence ATGCTGGACCGATATCTCCTGCGCTACTTCCTCGCCGTGGTGGACCAAGGCAATTTCTCCCGTGCAGCGGCGTTATGCCATGTCTCGCAGCCCACGCTTTCCGTGGGCATCGCAAAGCTGGAGAACGAACTCGGCGCGCCGCTGTTCCTGCGCTCCAGCCAGCGGGTGGAACTCACCGCCGCCGGCGCGCGGTTTCTCGTCCACGCGCGGCGGATCGAAAGCGAGTATAATCTGGCCGAACGCGCGCTGGCGGATGTCCAGCCCGCGCGTCGCTTGCGCATCGGCTGGCTGTCGAGCGTGCCATCGGATCGCCTTGCAGCGGCGCTTGGCGTCGGTCGGGGGGAGAGGCCCGGAAGCCAGATCGAGATCGTCGAAGGCAATGAGCGGGACATCCACGCCCATCTGGCACGCGGGCGGATCGACCTGGCGGTGTCCATCATCCGCCCCGGCGAGACTCGGTTCCGGGAAGAGGCGATCCTGGAGGAGGGCTACCGGCTGGCAATGCCCGCGGGCCACAAGCTGGCGCAGCAATCCGTCCTGACCGCCGAGGCGCTGGCGAGCGAGACGATGATCGTCCGGCGCCATTGCGAAGCGCTGGCGGCCACCAGCCGGCATTTCACCGAACGCGGGGTTCGCCCTTTCTTCGCGATGCGATCGACCAATGACGAGCGGGTGCTGGCGATGGTGGCGGCGGGGCTGGGCATCACGGTCATGCCGGAAAGCCATGCCCATGAAGGCGTCGTCCGACCGTTGCTCGCGGGGTTCGACCTGCGCCGGACGATCGGCTTCCTGTTCGGACCGCATGGCGAT